One Bacillus amyloliquefaciens DSM 7 = ATCC 23350 DNA window includes the following coding sequences:
- a CDS encoding CDP-glycerol glycerophosphotransferase family protein → MSAYLANYWVLYRQYIDLFHSLRYKDIPLALISNFYQYISPALRESMEQNPELFGPADRHIPEANIQSYFDQKKQTIKKTDEKPVNGKVILHFDHLRFTEGNYRQFDPAKTAVLARWSLPDHHGLPVISKLELTGMDKKGNPVPYIEKAHSILKEHSSHPAFGNRAFQERLYKDIPLFIEAIDAIDILFTAENISAVVVGTTEDIYSRVLALMCAKKNAVSICLQHGALMGDEAFLPVFTDYQAVFGAYEAEWYKAKGCREEQIIITGHPRFDEIFSREPIDKDTFYRKLSFLPSKRTVLIATQPFSDEFYTGVLEELIKHKNMQLIIKPHPWEIGKNKLDAYHQVLRKYKAGKIIKKEMGLYDILPYVDAAVTQTSTVGLEAMLFQKPVLIGKSAGTRQYPYYHSLGEFAFEDPQALAQELIRVCESPDEYQKAEKARRTFIAANYPVQDSLAALCRVLQEKTGVDFRRVDPS, encoded by the coding sequence TTGTCGGCATACTTAGCGAACTATTGGGTGCTGTACCGGCAGTATATTGACCTTTTTCATTCACTTCGCTACAAAGACATCCCGCTCGCATTGATCAGTAATTTTTATCAATATATCAGTCCGGCGCTTCGGGAGAGCATGGAGCAGAACCCAGAGCTTTTCGGCCCGGCTGACCGGCATATTCCTGAAGCCAATATTCAGTCTTATTTTGATCAAAAGAAGCAAACCATTAAGAAAACAGATGAGAAACCGGTAAACGGAAAAGTCATTCTGCATTTTGACCACCTTCGATTCACCGAGGGAAACTACCGGCAGTTTGATCCGGCGAAAACGGCGGTTTTAGCCAGATGGAGTCTTCCTGATCATCACGGGCTGCCCGTTATCAGCAAATTGGAGCTGACGGGAATGGACAAAAAAGGGAACCCCGTCCCTTATATTGAAAAAGCCCATTCCATTCTGAAAGAGCACAGCAGCCATCCCGCTTTCGGAAACAGAGCGTTTCAGGAGCGTTTGTATAAAGACATTCCGTTATTTATTGAAGCGATTGATGCCATTGATATTTTGTTTACGGCCGAGAACATTTCCGCCGTTGTAGTCGGCACGACAGAGGATATTTACAGCCGTGTGCTTGCGCTGATGTGCGCGAAAAAAAACGCCGTCAGCATCTGTCTTCAGCATGGGGCGCTCATGGGAGATGAAGCGTTTCTGCCCGTGTTTACGGACTATCAGGCTGTGTTCGGGGCTTATGAAGCGGAGTGGTATAAAGCAAAAGGCTGCAGGGAGGAACAAATCATCATCACGGGTCATCCCCGTTTCGACGAGATTTTCTCAAGAGAGCCGATAGATAAGGACACGTTTTACCGAAAGCTTTCCTTTCTCCCGTCAAAGCGGACGGTGCTGATCGCCACTCAGCCGTTCTCTGATGAATTTTATACGGGAGTTCTTGAAGAACTGATCAAGCATAAGAACATGCAGCTTATTATTAAACCGCATCCGTGGGAAATCGGCAAAAACAAGCTGGATGCTTACCATCAGGTGCTGCGGAAATATAAAGCCGGCAAAATCATCAAAAAAGAAATGGGGCTTTATGATATTCTCCCGTATGTTGACGCCGCGGTGACGCAGACATCAACGGTCGGCCTTGAAGCGATGCTGTTTCAGAAACCCGTACTGATCGGAAAATCAGCGGGAACCCGCCAATACCCTTATTATCATTCTCTCGGGGAATTTGCTTTTGAGGACCCGCAGGCGCTTGCTCAGGAATTGATTCGGGTATGCGAAAGCCCCGACGAATATCAAAAGGCAGAAAAGGCGCGCCGCACTTTTATCGCCGCGAACTATCCTGTTCAGGATTCGCTGGCCGCTTTATGCCGAGTGCTTCAGGAAAAAACCGGAGTCGACTTCAGACGGGTTGACCCTTCATAA
- a CDS encoding purine/pyrimidine permease, which produces MKLILGGLQWTAFMIAAAIVVPVAIAQSFHLNHADSAALIQSTFFVLGVAAVIQCLQGHRLPINESPAGLWWGVYTIYGGLTGTVFTTFGETLRALQGALLLSAVFFFLFSLFKVIERLAVLFTPVVTGVYLLLLVMQLSQPIVKGLLGIGYLKNSVDGLVFGLAMVVTAAMFIMSRSHVTFLRQYAILLSLAGGWILFAVFGAAKPIQIPDRIIQLPTLFPFGKPVFDSGLIITSLFITVLLIVNMLASIRVVEAAVKKFGGTAGKRRERPAGFAASISHLLSGLTGGIAPVPISGAAGFIETTKLPSKKPFLLGSVFVAIISMIPLFMNAFASLPSPVGFAVNFVVFSTMAGLAFTEFDSYEKAEQKRIRSIIGLALLTGVGVMFVPESALSGMHPILISLLSNGLVLGTLLAIAVDRIYLIKKKKSDNLVSSEDGR; this is translated from the coding sequence TTTCACTTGAACCATGCCGATTCTGCCGCATTGATTCAGAGTACATTTTTTGTGCTCGGCGTCGCCGCGGTCATCCAATGTCTTCAGGGACATCGTCTGCCGATTAATGAAAGCCCGGCAGGCTTATGGTGGGGCGTGTATACGATTTACGGCGGACTGACGGGCACGGTGTTCACGACATTCGGCGAGACGCTGCGGGCGCTTCAGGGGGCGCTGTTATTAAGCGCTGTCTTTTTCTTTTTGTTCAGCCTTTTTAAAGTGATTGAACGGCTGGCCGTACTGTTTACGCCGGTTGTGACTGGCGTGTATCTGCTGCTTTTGGTCATGCAGCTGAGTCAGCCGATAGTAAAAGGTCTTTTGGGCATCGGCTATTTAAAAAACAGCGTCGACGGCCTTGTCTTTGGGCTTGCCATGGTTGTGACGGCCGCAATGTTCATCATGTCCCGATCACATGTTACGTTTTTAAGGCAGTATGCGATTCTTCTTTCGCTTGCGGGCGGATGGATATTGTTTGCGGTCTTCGGCGCTGCCAAACCGATTCAAATACCGGACCGCATCATTCAGCTGCCGACTCTCTTTCCGTTTGGAAAACCTGTGTTTGACAGCGGACTGATCATTACATCACTCTTCATTACAGTGCTTTTGATTGTCAACATGCTTGCGAGCATTCGGGTTGTTGAAGCGGCGGTGAAAAAATTCGGCGGCACCGCAGGGAAGCGGCGTGAGCGCCCGGCCGGGTTTGCGGCCTCGATCAGCCACCTTTTGAGCGGATTGACGGGAGGCATTGCGCCTGTGCCGATCTCAGGGGCGGCCGGTTTTATTGAGACGACGAAGCTTCCTTCGAAAAAGCCGTTTCTTTTGGGCAGTGTATTTGTCGCTATCATCAGTATGATCCCATTATTTATGAATGCGTTTGCGAGTCTGCCCTCACCGGTCGGCTTTGCGGTGAATTTCGTCGTTTTCTCCACAATGGCGGGTCTTGCCTTTACGGAGTTTGACTCTTATGAGAAAGCGGAGCAAAAACGAATCCGCTCCATTATCGGTCTGGCGCTTCTGACGGGAGTCGGTGTGATGTTTGTGCCTGAGAGCGCATTATCAGGCATGCATCCGATTCTGATTTCGCTCTTAAGCAACGGTCTTGTGCTCGGAACGCTGCTGGCGATAGCGGTCGACCGGATCTATCTTATCAAAAAGAAAAAATCCGACAATCTCGTGTCATCGGAGGACGGGCGTTGA
- a CDS encoding cytidylyltransferase domain-containing protein yields MTDILFIIQARMGSERLPGKVLKPIGGYTILDMIVKRVRQSAYYDQSRDNLIIATSDNKTDDILSAHCLSKHYRVHRGSEQRVLDRFAQVIEQVKPAIAVRLTGDNPFVDPSLLDLLIKSHSDQHADYTYIGGTPLGIGGEAVNANLLTELSAAKTLADKYQEHVTLLIRESPEKYRLLFPEPPQELRAPHLRLTVDTEEDYRLACELYAKAGARPDIPAKELIHLLNSDPELRAINQMIRQKEAD; encoded by the coding sequence ATGACTGACATTCTGTTTATCATTCAGGCACGGATGGGAAGCGAGCGTCTTCCAGGCAAAGTGCTGAAGCCGATCGGCGGATATACCATTCTCGATATGATTGTCAAAAGAGTTCGGCAAAGCGCGTATTATGATCAATCACGGGATAATCTGATCATCGCCACGTCTGACAATAAGACCGACGACATACTGTCCGCACACTGCCTCAGCAAGCACTACCGTGTGCACCGCGGCAGCGAGCAGCGCGTGCTTGACCGGTTTGCACAAGTCATCGAACAAGTAAAACCGGCCATCGCAGTCAGACTGACGGGGGATAACCCGTTTGTCGATCCTTCGCTGCTTGATCTTCTGATTAAATCGCATTCAGACCAGCACGCGGATTACACGTATATCGGGGGTACGCCGCTCGGCATCGGCGGCGAGGCGGTAAACGCGAATCTTTTAACAGAACTGAGCGCCGCCAAAACGCTGGCGGACAAATATCAGGAGCATGTGACACTTTTGATAAGAGAATCTCCTGAGAAGTATCGGCTCCTCTTTCCAGAACCCCCGCAGGAACTTCGTGCTCCTCACTTGCGGCTGACCGTCGATACCGAAGAGGACTACCGGCTGGCCTGCGAGCTGTACGCAAAAGCAGGAGCGCGCCCTGATATTCCGGCAAAGGAATTAATTCATCTGCTGAATAGCGATCCGGAGCTCAGAGCCATTAATCAGATGATCCGGCAAAAAGAGGCTGATTAA
- a CDS encoding DUF423 domain-containing protein — translation MKVFIILGAINALLAVALGAFGAHGLEGKIPDKYLQVWHTGVQYHMYHALGLLAVAFLAEKLSGVGSVSVAGWLMFAGIVLFSGSLYVLSVTQISILGAITPLGGVAFIISWIMIVVAAVKYL, via the coding sequence ATGAAAGTGTTTATTATTCTGGGTGCGATTAACGCCTTATTGGCTGTGGCGCTGGGTGCTTTCGGGGCGCACGGGCTTGAAGGGAAAATCCCTGATAAATATTTGCAGGTATGGCACACAGGCGTGCAATATCATATGTATCACGCGCTCGGCCTTCTGGCTGTCGCGTTTTTAGCCGAAAAGCTCTCTGGCGTGGGGAGCGTTTCTGTCGCGGGCTGGCTGATGTTTGCGGGCATCGTTCTGTTTTCTGGAAGCTTGTACGTATTGAGCGTGACGCAGATTTCCATTCTCGGAGCGATTACACCGCTCGGCGGCGTGGCGTTTATTATTTCGTGGATTATGATTGTCGTCGCGGCCGTCAAATATTTATAA
- a CDS encoding glycosyltransferase family 2 protein: MPKVSVIMTSYNKSDYVARSIKSILSQTFTDFELFIMDDNSNEATLAEIRPFLTDPRVRFYQSDVSGVKERTEKTRYAALINQAIEMAEGEYVTYATDDNTYVPDRLEKMVKELDDDPEKAVVYSSSKTYHLNEQKETVKETARPAERIVWNAPCAIDHCSVMHRFSVLEQVKSAFGSYWDESPAFYRIGDARFFWRVNHFYPFYPIAEELDINYITDQSIHYQLFAAEKNEFVNSLPQQTTCRELRESLKKLGKG; this comes from the coding sequence TTGCCTAAAGTGTCAGTGATCATGACGAGCTATAACAAAAGTGACTATGTGGCCCGCTCAATTAAAAGTATTCTGTCTCAGACGTTTACAGACTTTGAGCTTTTCATTATGGATGACAACTCAAATGAAGCGACATTGGCGGAAATACGCCCTTTTCTCACGGATCCCCGCGTCCGGTTTTATCAAAGCGATGTATCGGGCGTCAAAGAAAGAACGGAAAAAACACGCTATGCGGCCTTGATTAATCAGGCAATAGAAATGGCGGAGGGCGAATACGTGACGTATGCGACCGACGACAACACGTATGTGCCGGACCGGCTTGAGAAAATGGTGAAAGAGCTTGATGACGACCCGGAAAAAGCCGTTGTGTATTCAAGTTCCAAAACCTATCATCTGAATGAACAGAAAGAGACGGTGAAGGAAACGGCCAGGCCCGCCGAACGGATCGTGTGGAATGCGCCGTGCGCCATTGACCATTGTTCGGTCATGCACCGGTTTTCCGTGCTGGAACAGGTCAAATCGGCATTCGGCTCCTATTGGGATGAAAGCCCCGCGTTTTACCGGATCGGTGACGCCCGTTTCTTCTGGAGAGTGAATCATTTTTATCCGTTTTACCCGATTGCTGAGGAGCTTGACATCAATTATATTACCGATCAATCCATCCATTATCAGCTTTTTGCGGCGGAGAAAAACGAGTTTGTGAACAGCCTTCCGCAGCAGACCACGTGCCGAGAGCTGAGGGAATCATTAAAAAAGCTTGGAAAGGGGTGA
- a CDS encoding GNAT family N-acetyltransferase, whose product MYRLRENLTQDMIQAFLHQKGIQPEAYESSLCLLEENSLQGVILYENSSWESQLFQKKIINVKLAAANSTGQLKRLFQEFYASRRADGTDFIFIKIPAEDVGAMQVVQQLPTACFVGSLFKLVSPVRVYNSAPPFEITEAGPGDTEAISRLARDAFTKSRYYQDPHLSYESANRLFEEWARNNAEGRASLQFAAKYKGETVGFVQGLSKGDEFVLDLMAVKPGFEGKGAGYHLAARIIEQSLRFQHKTVSAGTQLHNVRAIRLYERMGFKADASYYYYHVWPGKEAD is encoded by the coding sequence GTGTACAGACTGAGGGAAAATCTTACTCAAGACATGATTCAAGCCTTTCTCCATCAAAAGGGCATTCAGCCGGAGGCCTATGAATCGTCGCTCTGTTTATTGGAAGAAAACAGCCTTCAAGGCGTGATTTTATACGAAAACTCTTCGTGGGAAAGTCAATTGTTCCAAAAAAAAATCATCAATGTGAAGCTCGCAGCCGCAAACAGCACCGGGCAGCTCAAAAGGCTGTTTCAGGAGTTTTACGCCTCAAGGCGGGCTGACGGCACCGATTTTATATTTATTAAAATACCGGCTGAAGATGTCGGAGCTATGCAGGTCGTTCAGCAGCTTCCGACCGCCTGTTTTGTCGGGAGTTTGTTCAAGCTCGTCAGTCCGGTGCGTGTTTATAACAGTGCGCCGCCGTTTGAGATTACAGAAGCCGGACCCGGCGACACGGAAGCGATCAGCCGGCTGGCCCGCGACGCCTTTACAAAAAGCAGGTATTACCAAGACCCTCATCTCAGCTATGAAAGTGCAAACCGCCTGTTTGAAGAGTGGGCGCGGAATAATGCGGAAGGCAGAGCTTCCTTACAATTCGCCGCCAAATACAAGGGAGAGACCGTGGGCTTTGTTCAAGGGCTGTCTAAAGGCGATGAATTTGTCCTTGATCTGATGGCGGTAAAACCGGGATTTGAAGGAAAGGGCGCGGGATACCATTTAGCGGCGCGCATTATTGAACAATCACTGCGCTTTCAGCATAAGACTGTATCAGCGGGAACGCAGCTTCACAATGTAAGAGCCATCCGCCTGTATGAAAGAATGGGATTTAAAGCGGATGCGTCTTATTACTATTATCATGTGTGGCCCGGGAAGGAGGCGGACTGA
- a CDS encoding DegT/DnrJ/EryC1/StrS family aminotransferase produces the protein MVQKRSSFLPYSLPMIGKDEIQEVIDTLETGWLSKGPKVEAFEKAFAAWTGAKHAIALNSCTAALFLALKAKGIGPGDEVITSAVTFSSTANTIVHTGAVPVFVDIDPLTLNADPEKIEAAVTPQTKAIVPVHFAGQSCEMDQILAIAEKHQLFVLEDAAHAVYTTYKQKMIGSIGDATAFSFYATKNLATGEGGMLTTDDDRLADQIRVLSLHGMSKGAWNRYSSNGSWYYEVETPGYKMNMFDLQAALGLHQLKRIDSMQERRAEIAARYQDAFRDMKGLTVPYVSENGRHAWHLYVIQVEEQEAGISRNDLISALKDQYNIGTSVHFIPVPFHPYYQKTYGYKETDFPAAAAYYHRTVSLPLYPSMTDDDVEYVIAAVTDIIKGAD, from the coding sequence ATGGTGCAAAAAAGATCATCTTTTCTTCCCTATTCATTGCCCATGATCGGGAAGGACGAAATTCAGGAGGTTATTGATACGCTTGAAACGGGCTGGCTTTCAAAGGGACCGAAAGTGGAGGCGTTTGAAAAAGCTTTCGCCGCCTGGACGGGAGCAAAGCACGCGATCGCGCTGAATTCATGTACCGCCGCGTTGTTTTTGGCCCTGAAAGCGAAAGGGATCGGTCCCGGCGACGAGGTCATTACGTCTGCCGTGACGTTCAGTTCAACAGCCAATACAATCGTGCATACAGGCGCAGTTCCGGTGTTTGTAGACATTGATCCGCTTACCTTGAATGCGGACCCTGAGAAAATTGAGGCGGCTGTGACCCCGCAGACAAAGGCGATTGTGCCCGTTCATTTCGCCGGCCAGTCGTGTGAGATGGATCAGATTCTGGCCATTGCCGAAAAGCATCAGCTGTTTGTCTTAGAGGATGCGGCCCATGCCGTGTACACCACTTATAAACAGAAAATGATCGGATCAATCGGGGACGCGACGGCATTCAGTTTCTACGCGACAAAAAACCTGGCAACCGGAGAAGGCGGCATGCTGACGACGGATGATGACAGGCTTGCCGACCAGATCAGGGTGCTCAGCCTTCACGGCATGAGCAAAGGCGCGTGGAACCGTTATTCTTCAAACGGAAGCTGGTACTATGAGGTCGAAACGCCCGGCTATAAAATGAATATGTTTGATCTTCAGGCGGCGCTTGGGCTTCATCAGCTGAAACGGATTGACAGCATGCAGGAAAGAAGAGCCGAAATTGCGGCCCGCTACCAGGACGCCTTCAGAGACATGAAAGGGCTGACCGTCCCATATGTCAGTGAGAACGGACGGCATGCATGGCATTTGTATGTTATTCAAGTAGAGGAGCAGGAAGCAGGAATCAGCCGGAACGATCTGATTTCCGCTTTGAAAGACCAATATAATATCGGCACAAGCGTTCATTTTATTCCGGTTCCGTTCCATCCGTATTATCAAAAAACATACGGATATAAGGAAACTGATTTTCCGGCCGCGGCCGCGTATTATCACCGCACCGTATCACTCCCTCTTTATCCGTCAATGACAGATGATGACGTTGAATACGTCATTGCAGCCGTTACGGATATCATCAAAGGGGCTGATTAG
- the gerQ gene encoding spore coat protein GerQ, protein MKPKKNQYQQMQGMGMGMDMQGFQPQLGPNPYPQPQGQGSQMMPMQQQMSMPMQQGQQSFGGGFPGQTQPQQQGGSSFQIPSGPSSSQNVPGMLPIEESYIENILRLNRGKTATIYMTFENSKEWNSKIFRGVIQAAGRDHIIISDPKTGTRYLLLTIYLDYITFDEEIAYTYPYSMSSYSPR, encoded by the coding sequence ATGAAACCGAAAAAGAATCAATATCAGCAAATGCAGGGGATGGGGATGGGAATGGATATGCAGGGATTCCAGCCGCAGCTCGGGCCTAATCCTTATCCGCAGCCTCAGGGCCAAGGATCACAGATGATGCCGATGCAGCAGCAGATGTCGATGCCGATGCAGCAAGGCCAGCAGAGCTTCGGCGGGGGGTTCCCCGGCCAGACGCAGCCGCAGCAGCAGGGCGGCAGCAGCTTTCAGATCCCGTCAGGTCCATCATCGTCACAAAACGTTCCCGGCATGCTGCCGATTGAAGAGTCATACATTGAAAATATTCTGCGGTTGAATCGGGGCAAAACGGCGACGATTTATATGACGTTTGAAAACAGCAAAGAATGGAATTCAAAGATTTTCCGCGGCGTGATTCAGGCTGCGGGGCGTGATCATATCATCATCAGCGACCCGAAAACGGGTACCCGTTATCTGCTTCTGACCATTTACCTTGATTACATCACGTTTGATGAGGAAATTGCTTATACTTATCCGTACTCCATGTCTTCTTATTCTCCGAGATAA
- a CDS encoding N-acetylneuraminate synthase family protein, with the protein MASCKIGSKSIGEGSPVFIIAEAGINHDGKLSQAFELIDAASEAGADAVKFQMFQADKMYQKDPGLYKTAAGKDVSIFSLVQSMEMPAEWIEPLLDYCKKKGVLFLSTVCDEGSADLLYATSPSAFKIASYELNHLPLLKYVAGLKTPIIFSTAGADISDIQEAYKTITGEGNKEIAIMHCVAKYPAPPEYSNLSVIPMLAAAFPDAVIGFSDHSAHPYDVPCAAVRLGAKLIEKHFTIDKNLPGADHSFALNPDELKEMVAAIRSAEAELRQGHHAPVPEILSGSSHKTTTSIEGDIRKFAYRGIFSTAPIQKGECFTADNIAVLRPGQKPQGLHPRYFELLTDGARAVRDIPADTGITWDDLLTKGSSYDD; encoded by the coding sequence ATGGCATCATGCAAAATCGGATCGAAGTCAATCGGCGAAGGTTCGCCCGTTTTCATCATCGCCGAAGCCGGGATTAATCATGACGGAAAACTGAGCCAGGCGTTTGAATTGATAGACGCGGCCAGTGAGGCCGGTGCGGATGCAGTCAAGTTTCAAATGTTTCAGGCGGACAAAATGTATCAGAAAGACCCCGGCTTGTACAAAACCGCAGCGGGTAAAGACGTCTCAATATTTTCTTTAGTGCAATCAATGGAAATGCCCGCCGAATGGATAGAACCGCTGCTTGACTATTGTAAGAAAAAAGGCGTGCTGTTTTTAAGCACGGTATGTGACGAAGGCTCTGCGGACTTATTATATGCGACATCTCCGTCAGCTTTTAAAATCGCCTCCTATGAGCTGAACCATCTGCCGTTATTGAAATATGTCGCGGGGCTGAAGACCCCGATTATCTTTTCAACCGCGGGCGCTGATATTTCAGATATTCAGGAGGCTTATAAAACTATTACCGGCGAGGGGAACAAAGAGATTGCGATTATGCACTGTGTGGCGAAATATCCCGCACCGCCTGAATACAGCAATCTGAGCGTCATTCCCATGCTCGCCGCCGCTTTCCCGGATGCTGTGATCGGCTTTTCCGACCACAGCGCCCACCCGTATGACGTCCCGTGCGCAGCTGTCAGGCTCGGAGCGAAGCTGATCGAAAAGCATTTTACGATAGACAAAAACCTGCCCGGCGCCGATCACTCCTTCGCCCTCAATCCGGATGAATTAAAGGAAATGGTTGCGGCGATCCGTTCAGCTGAAGCGGAGCTGAGACAGGGGCATCACGCTCCGGTGCCGGAAATACTGTCGGGAAGCTCCCATAAAACCACGACATCAATTGAGGGGGATATCAGGAAATTCGCTTACAGAGGCATTTTTTCAACAGCGCCGATTCAAAAAGGCGAATGTTTTACAGCGGATAACATTGCCGTTCTTCGTCCCGGACAAAAGCCGCAGGGGCTTCACCCGAGGTATTTTGAACTTTTAACTGACGGGGCGCGTGCGGTCAGGGATATCCCCGCCGACACGGGCATCACCTGGGATGACCTTTTGACGAAAGGCAGCTCTTATGATGACTGA